In Nitrospirota bacterium, a single genomic region encodes these proteins:
- a CDS encoding DUF3782 domain-containing protein yields MRKRRAPYKADRVKAQITEIRERVAYLTDGWGRFVEGLVQPCVPELFKTLGIELSETAESRKKHKDDDTLEVDVLAVGDEHVVAVSVKTTLSRKDDVDDLERDLGRFFDFFPEYRGRRLLGAMAGITVRGGVDRYAESKGFYVLTPAGHAMKLANSKGFKPRVWNA; encoded by the coding sequence ATGAGGAAGCGGCGGGCGCCCTACAAAGCCGATCGGGTGAAAGCGCAGATCACCGAAATCCGCGAGCGGGTTGCGTACCTGACCGACGGATGGGGGCGATTCGTGGAAGGATTGGTCCAGCCGTGCGTGCCGGAGTTGTTCAAGACATTGGGGATTGAGCTTTCCGAGACGGCCGAAAGCCGGAAGAAGCACAAAGACGACGACACCCTTGAGGTGGACGTATTGGCCGTGGGAGACGAGCACGTGGTGGCCGTGAGCGTTAAGACAACCCTATCGAGGAAAGATGATGTGGACGACCTTGAAAGGGACCTTGGACGTTTTTTTGACTTCTTTCCCGAGTACCGGGGCAGGAGACTACTCGGCGCCATGGCGGGAATCACTGTAAGAGGCGGGGTGGACCGCTACGCCGAAAGCAAGGGATTTTATGTCCTCACTCCCGCTGGCCATGCGATGAAACTCGCCAACTCCAAAGGCTTCAAGCCCAGGGTCTGGAATGCGTAG
- a CDS encoding LPP20 family lipoprotein, which yields MWVSTNIHPVFSTREYVIGVGAAPHTRSEENDLAQADSNARTEIAKQVQIRVEEVMSTRQHEAARGEVRTGSYEVSVRSQESVGLTLEGVKIVERSFDKKAGQHYALAVLPRVSTSIRLADQAAQGFRQAKAALRESALLIDSGDVVGAARRLILASDVYEKAVGHELVSSVLGQTGSSPDRGPPPFPTLMDLVDKTKLEVGAGDGQAGVAGSPLPRPIRVRAVYAGAVPVARLPLAVEAPSDAASIEPGIRTNANGEAEIRVLNVRKTGRSVNSVPVRVAWDDLVQESLGGRPPSWMGRLGGGTVAFRYRLRTKSETRVLVQTCVSREDRVVSDTVLLPRLMGEFKKAGFQVLEAPASLGAWGACPKPDDLSALRESFRDRTDLLVLAVAATSFAGVREAVTVHRAHLFAAAYDLTRDETVASLEGEAAGGGNTPERAADRSVRQVAEDLAPELVRKAVEGLR from the coding sequence GTGTGGGTCTCCACCAATATCCACCCGGTATTTTCCACGCGGGAATACGTAATCGGGGTGGGCGCGGCTCCGCACACGCGAAGCGAGGAAAATGATCTGGCCCAGGCCGACTCCAACGCCCGCACGGAGATCGCCAAGCAAGTCCAAATCCGCGTTGAAGAGGTCATGTCCACGCGCCAACACGAGGCAGCCAGGGGAGAGGTGCGGACCGGCTCCTACGAAGTTTCCGTCCGGTCTCAGGAAAGCGTGGGTCTCACGTTGGAAGGCGTGAAAATCGTTGAGCGGTCCTTCGACAAGAAAGCCGGGCAGCACTACGCGCTGGCGGTCTTGCCGCGGGTCAGCACCTCTATCCGTCTGGCCGATCAGGCCGCTCAGGGTTTCCGTCAAGCCAAGGCAGCTTTGCGCGAGTCCGCGTTGCTCATCGACTCCGGCGACGTCGTGGGCGCCGCGCGAAGGCTGATCCTCGCGTCCGATGTTTACGAGAAGGCGGTTGGCCACGAATTGGTTTCTTCCGTCCTCGGACAAACAGGTTCGTCGCCCGATCGGGGCCCACCTCCCTTTCCCACTCTCATGGACTTGGTGGACAAGACGAAACTGGAGGTCGGGGCGGGTGACGGACAGGCGGGTGTGGCCGGAAGCCCGCTCCCTCGACCCATCCGTGTGCGCGCGGTCTACGCGGGAGCGGTTCCAGTGGCGCGGTTGCCCCTTGCCGTGGAGGCGCCCTCCGACGCGGCAAGCATAGAGCCGGGGATCCGAACCAACGCGAACGGCGAGGCGGAAATTCGGGTCCTCAACGTCAGGAAAACGGGTAGAAGCGTAAACTCCGTCCCCGTTCGGGTGGCTTGGGACGATCTGGTGCAGGAGAGTCTGGGAGGCCGGCCGCCGTCCTGGATGGGGCGGCTCGGAGGCGGAACGGTCGCCTTCAGGTATCGGCTGCGAACCAAATCGGAAACGAGAGTCTTGGTTCAGACCTGCGTCTCGCGGGAGGATCGCGTCGTGTCGGATACCGTTCTGTTGCCGCGGCTGATGGGTGAATTCAAGAAGGCTGGGTTCCAGGTCCTGGAAGCACCCGCTTCGTTGGGAGCATGGGGCGCATGCCCGAAACCGGATGATTTGAGTGCGCTCCGCGAGAGTTTCCGCGACAGGACCGATTTACTTGTTCTTGCCGTTGCCGCAACGTCCTTCGCGGGCGTGAGAGAGGCCGTGACCGTCCATCGCGCACACCTGTTCGCGGCGGCGTATGACCTGACCCGAGATGAAACCGTCGCCTCTCTCGAAGGAGAAGCCGCGGGAGGCGGGAACACACCCGAGCGGGCTGCCGACCGCAGCGTGAGGCAGGTGGCCGAAGACTTGGCGCCTGAACTGGTTCGGAAAGCCGTTGAAGGTCTGCGGTAG
- a CDS encoding DUF1329 domain-containing protein, which yields MAMALLSGYAMGGSAFAAELSPGSKIDKSNVSAYADHVPESVAKRVAAGSYALTIGEMKSGSLGTVYAKGFYDASQANKGKFKLDKEGGLISADSGKRENLPYGLPFPDLDPSDPDAGTKILWNFYATEFQNDSQEAMFVLRTLKGTAVEVEVIGKVARMNVDFASHEVKGAAKGLSYMENALYLAPADLFGTVTLTWRWQEAGKWDTTWAYSPSIRRVRRTSSANRSDPIGPTDFILDDLNGYSGKIEFMKWKLIEQKDMLLAYLPDDPQDGGSAARGKEPGAAEAQGQTVTFPRKGKAAGKYGARAFEQPRYAVRWGYDDPKSGLAAWWPLNWVFVKRPVYIVEGTSKDPYYSIGRQLLVIDRETNRVHMKLGWDRGGDFWRTQVLNQSYYQSPDGKISAAAAEISFVVDEKRNRASVSSRVEAKINPTVFSIAIEPSLFSSSNFLNYGK from the coding sequence ATGGCGATGGCACTGCTCTCAGGATATGCGATGGGCGGATCCGCATTCGCCGCTGAACTTTCGCCCGGCTCGAAAATCGACAAGTCCAATGTATCGGCCTACGCCGATCATGTTCCCGAGTCGGTCGCCAAGCGGGTGGCCGCGGGGAGCTACGCCCTCACGATCGGAGAAATGAAATCCGGCTCTCTGGGAACCGTTTACGCCAAGGGATTCTACGATGCTTCTCAGGCCAACAAGGGAAAATTCAAGCTGGACAAGGAGGGAGGGCTCATCTCCGCCGATTCGGGGAAGCGTGAAAATCTACCCTACGGGCTCCCCTTCCCCGACCTCGACCCTTCCGATCCGGACGCCGGAACAAAGATCCTTTGGAACTTCTATGCCACGGAATTCCAGAACGATTCGCAAGAAGCCATGTTTGTTCTGCGTACCCTGAAGGGAACCGCGGTGGAGGTGGAGGTGATCGGAAAGGTCGCGCGCATGAACGTGGATTTTGCCTCGCACGAGGTGAAGGGCGCCGCGAAGGGCCTCTCCTATATGGAGAACGCGTTGTATCTCGCACCGGCCGACCTCTTCGGGACGGTCACGCTCACCTGGCGGTGGCAGGAGGCAGGGAAGTGGGACACGACGTGGGCCTACTCACCCTCGATTCGCCGCGTTCGCCGGACGAGTTCCGCCAACCGATCCGACCCCATCGGCCCGACGGATTTTATTCTCGACGACCTCAACGGATATTCGGGCAAGATCGAGTTCATGAAGTGGAAGCTCATCGAGCAGAAGGACATGCTGCTGGCGTACCTGCCGGACGACCCCCAGGACGGGGGAAGTGCCGCGCGAGGGAAGGAGCCCGGAGCGGCCGAGGCACAAGGACAGACAGTCACTTTTCCCCGGAAGGGAAAGGCAGCCGGGAAGTACGGAGCACGCGCCTTCGAGCAACCGCGCTACGCCGTTCGCTGGGGCTATGACGATCCCAAATCCGGTCTGGCCGCATGGTGGCCCCTCAACTGGGTATTCGTGAAACGGCCGGTCTACATCGTCGAGGGGACATCGAAGGATCCATACTACAGCATCGGCCGTCAACTGCTCGTCATCGACCGGGAGACGAACCGAGTTCACATGAAGCTCGGATGGGACCGGGGCGGGGATTTCTGGCGGACCCAGGTGCTGAACCAGAGTTACTACCAATCGCCGGACGGAAAGATTTCCGCTGCGGCGGCTGAAATTTCATTTGTGGTGGATGAGAAAAGAAACCGGGCATCGGTGTCGAGCCGGGTCGAGGCGAAAATCAACCCGACGGTGTTCAGCATCGCCATCGAGCCGTCGCTCTTTTCATCCAGCAATTTTCTGAATTACGGAAAATAA
- a CDS encoding penicillin acylase family protein, with protein sequence MRRRATVLAAGLILSACSQKTLGEGALFDMAVNERVSAKGLDARVEVVRDVYGVPHIYGKSEGDVAFAQGYIHAKDRLFQMIIQRAAATGELAILLGGSMVADDIQARMFRYYKVAEALFRSGDMTPEENRFLQRYADGVNAYLKSMNPEEMPLEFLAQGISDPKLLYGSLLNARDGDPGWSPLDSLAFARLMTFLLSFDNEGGEGTRYESINTFLVKELVNRKVEADATAASKTALGYMQDLFVTTPLRNAIVAKPGSFGKFEKTPARSSAARRDAKGVDGPAPGPLPTAGFDGLDSYINNLRKLTGLNPTSNNWVVRGLKTESGYPMLANDPHLSLQQPSVFHEAHLNTETQGGDLNVAGVMFPLAPGIAIGFNQKIAWGETVVGYDVTDFYVETLTKADGSPDKWTVKFQGADRPLKANQDTLIFAPGSSPEGKCALPKSVKSRLDDMLVTYSPPTYEEALSRCVMSNFFTYEVEGHGPVVRVVRDAQGVATSLVTVRWTGFDPTFELRAFKGYLTAKGIDDFEAAVKNFKVGAQNQVVIDSNDNIGWFPNALVPDRDSAKCASPFYLPLPGDGSCDWKGFIDEARLPKLRNPDTGYIATANNQPTSTKDYYHGSFYDAGYRAARITGRIDEVLRNTGKVSIKEMKEIQGDTYLLLCDDFLKVLTDSVGPKKAQLGETGLAAYSYVDGWKCSSPSGYKYDSDTGDLQLAQDSQVISSSVATSIFHAWISNLAHFTFDDQLGGESFGSQQYARALYNITFRKKCDAVDADAGTACQNTGDGSTGSSVFWDDWGTPDVETRSDIALRAYKEAIEGLTAKFGTSVVSQWLWGKIHTLTVRHLADSESVEGDSAEMFSIPSPTDPIFAKLGLKGFPRPGGQFVVDASDPGLDLMSSKQQSKFSYGSGPSYRIVVEMKPDGPEAYTALPGGNVAHPRSRFYSNQLRELWWANEYKKFPFTREEVRAAAAELLVLEPAGGK encoded by the coding sequence ATGAGACGTCGCGCTACTGTCTTGGCGGCCGGCCTGATCCTCTCCGCATGCAGCCAGAAGACGCTCGGGGAAGGCGCCCTGTTCGACATGGCCGTGAATGAAAGAGTCTCCGCCAAGGGGCTGGACGCACGCGTCGAAGTCGTTCGGGATGTCTACGGCGTTCCCCATATCTACGGAAAATCCGAGGGCGACGTCGCCTTCGCGCAGGGTTACATCCATGCCAAGGATCGGCTGTTCCAGATGATCATCCAGAGGGCGGCCGCCACCGGGGAACTGGCGATTCTCCTCGGGGGCAGCATGGTCGCCGACGACATCCAGGCGCGGATGTTCCGATACTACAAGGTGGCCGAGGCGCTCTTTCGAAGCGGTGACATGACCCCAGAGGAAAACCGATTCTTGCAGCGGTACGCGGACGGCGTGAATGCCTACCTCAAGTCCATGAACCCCGAAGAGATGCCTCTCGAATTTCTTGCCCAAGGCATCAGCGATCCGAAGCTCTTGTACGGCAGCCTTCTGAACGCCCGAGACGGGGATCCCGGTTGGTCGCCGCTCGACTCCCTTGCTTTCGCGCGCCTGATGACTTTCCTCTTGAGCTTCGACAACGAGGGGGGCGAAGGGACCAGGTATGAGAGCATCAATACCTTCCTCGTCAAGGAGCTGGTCAATCGTAAGGTCGAGGCCGACGCGACCGCTGCGAGCAAGACCGCGCTGGGCTACATGCAGGACCTCTTCGTCACCACGCCGCTCAGAAATGCCATCGTGGCCAAGCCCGGGTCGTTCGGGAAGTTTGAGAAGACCCCTGCCCGATCGTCGGCCGCAAGGCGCGACGCGAAGGGCGTGGATGGTCCCGCGCCGGGCCCCCTGCCGACCGCCGGGTTTGACGGCCTCGATTCGTACATCAACAACCTCCGGAAACTCACCGGGCTCAATCCGACGTCGAACAATTGGGTCGTGCGCGGACTCAAGACCGAATCGGGGTATCCGATGCTGGCTAACGATCCCCACCTCTCCCTTCAGCAACCTTCCGTCTTCCACGAAGCCCACCTCAACACGGAGACGCAGGGCGGCGACCTCAACGTGGCCGGCGTCATGTTCCCGCTCGCGCCCGGGATCGCCATCGGTTTCAACCAGAAAATCGCGTGGGGGGAAACGGTGGTGGGTTACGATGTGACCGATTTCTATGTCGAGACGCTCACCAAGGCGGACGGTTCACCCGACAAGTGGACCGTGAAATTCCAGGGAGCCGATCGGCCGTTGAAAGCGAATCAGGACACGCTCATTTTCGCGCCGGGATCAAGTCCGGAAGGCAAATGCGCGCTCCCCAAGTCGGTCAAGAGCCGATTGGACGACATGCTGGTCACGTACAGTCCCCCGACCTATGAAGAAGCACTGAGCCGATGCGTCATGTCCAACTTCTTCACGTATGAGGTGGAGGGACATGGCCCCGTCGTTCGGGTCGTGAGGGATGCACAGGGAGTGGCGACCTCGCTCGTGACCGTCCGCTGGACCGGGTTTGACCCGACTTTTGAACTTCGCGCCTTCAAGGGATACCTCACGGCAAAGGGCATCGACGATTTCGAGGCGGCCGTGAAGAACTTCAAAGTGGGCGCGCAGAACCAGGTGGTGATCGATTCAAATGACAACATCGGCTGGTTCCCCAATGCCCTCGTTCCCGATCGGGATTCCGCCAAGTGCGCCTCTCCGTTCTACCTCCCCTTACCCGGCGACGGGAGCTGCGATTGGAAGGGATTCATCGATGAAGCCAGGCTCCCCAAGCTTAGAAACCCCGACACGGGCTACATCGCCACGGCCAACAACCAGCCCACTTCAACCAAAGACTACTACCACGGCTCGTTCTATGACGCGGGCTACCGGGCAGCTCGAATCACCGGGCGAATCGACGAGGTTCTCCGCAATACCGGAAAGGTTTCCATAAAGGAGATGAAGGAGATTCAGGGTGATACGTATCTGCTCCTCTGCGACGATTTCCTCAAAGTCCTGACCGATTCCGTTGGGCCGAAGAAGGCACAGCTCGGCGAGACGGGACTGGCGGCATATAGCTACGTGGACGGATGGAAATGCTCAAGCCCATCCGGCTACAAGTATGACTCCGATACGGGAGATCTCCAACTGGCTCAGGATTCCCAGGTCATTTCCAGCTCCGTGGCCACGTCCATCTTCCACGCGTGGATTTCCAACTTGGCGCATTTCACGTTTGACGACCAGCTCGGCGGCGAGTCGTTCGGCAGCCAACAGTACGCGCGGGCGCTTTACAACATCACCTTCCGTAAGAAATGTGATGCGGTTGACGCGGACGCCGGAACCGCATGCCAGAACACAGGGGATGGAAGCACGGGATCCAGCGTCTTCTGGGACGATTGGGGCACACCGGACGTCGAAACCCGTAGCGACATCGCGCTACGCGCCTATAAGGAGGCGATTGAGGGTCTGACCGCAAAATTCGGAACTTCGGTGGTCAGCCAGTGGCTCTGGGGGAAAATTCACACCCTCACCGTGCGTCACCTCGCCGACAGTGAGAGCGTGGAGGGCGACAGCGCCGAGATGTTCAGCATTCCGTCTCCCACGGATCCGATCTTCGCAAAGCTCGGCCTAAAAGGTTTTCCCCGCCCTGGTGGCCAGTTTGTGGTGGATGCTTCCGACCCCGGTCTCGACCTCATGTCCTCGAAGCAGCAGTCCAAGTTCTCCTACGGCAGCGGGCCGTCCTATCGGATCGTGGTGGAAATGAAACCGGATGGACCCGAAGCCTACACCGCGCTTCCCGGGGGCAACGTCGCCCACCCACGAAGCCGATTCTACAGCAATCAGCTCAGGGAGCTCTGGTGGGCCAACGAATACAAGAAATTCCCCTTCACCCGCGAGGAGGTTCGCGCGGCCGCCGCCGAGCTTCTCGTTCTTGAACCCGCAGGAGGCAAGTAG
- a CDS encoding caspase family protein yields MGRLTARLLKRGKLLQFLLVVTMFGRVEYVLSDDSGKPSWVERGSGAFVVAGQKIFYGVGVVEGIKNANMAQKTAENRARAELAKVSESYSAYLMRRWDQVLSEYGQFSLRRGLEEAIQTAFTQAIADAKIVDRWQANEDDGSVWGTIKKSPVYVLTGFSLDDVQRYAAKEFNRLLLFSSENREGAKGLGKQWDKAFSELLKVDAAHRLTGESHVGEGEFTTPASPQSSSALRAQTSAITPVGSEVDSPPGVRVKAAGSFWALIVGIEHYPSLPAVDFAQQDVTAIKQYLTTTMGFPEENVVMLTDSNATKSGIQKYLNEWLPRNTNAKSRILIFFAGHGAPETETGDAYLVPYDGDPNFLKTTGILLKDFYTAIEALPAKDVIVLTDACFSGAGGRSVLAKGARPLVTKVDTALPPSSKILSIAAASGSEITASYEEKGHGLFTYFLLKGLRGDADKDQDGWVTVAEAYDYLKPNVQKMARRQNREQTPQLLPGLDALGVKAKLKLAKVK; encoded by the coding sequence GTGGGTCGCTTGACGGCGAGGTTGCTGAAACGAGGGAAACTTCTTCAATTCCTCTTGGTGGTAACGATGTTCGGTAGGGTGGAGTACGTTCTCAGCGATGACAGCGGCAAGCCCTCGTGGGTGGAACGCGGCAGCGGGGCGTTCGTTGTTGCCGGTCAGAAGATATTCTACGGCGTAGGCGTAGTAGAGGGCATCAAGAACGCGAATATGGCACAAAAAACGGCTGAGAACAGGGCTCGTGCTGAACTCGCGAAAGTGAGCGAGAGCTATTCGGCATACCTCATGAGGAGGTGGGATCAAGTCTTGTCGGAGTACGGACAGTTCTCTCTCAGAAGAGGTCTTGAGGAAGCAATTCAGACCGCGTTCACTCAAGCGATTGCCGATGCGAAAATCGTGGATCGGTGGCAGGCAAATGAAGATGACGGTTCCGTGTGGGGTACGATAAAGAAGTCTCCCGTGTACGTGTTAACGGGTTTCAGTTTGGACGACGTACAGCGGTATGCGGCCAAGGAGTTCAATCGGTTGCTACTGTTTTCCAGCGAAAACCGAGAGGGTGCCAAGGGCCTTGGGAAGCAGTGGGACAAAGCTTTCTCCGAGCTTCTCAAGGTGGATGCTGCACACAGGTTGACCGGGGAGTCTCATGTCGGTGAAGGCGAGTTCACCACTCCTGCGTCCCCGCAGTCATCCTCAGCACTGCGTGCACAAACGAGCGCGATCACCCCGGTCGGATCTGAAGTCGACTCCCCACCTGGAGTTCGCGTGAAGGCGGCTGGCTCGTTCTGGGCGCTTATTGTGGGGATCGAACACTATCCGAGTCTGCCTGCGGTCGATTTTGCACAACAGGATGTGACCGCCATCAAGCAGTACCTGACGACCACCATGGGATTCCCGGAGGAAAACGTTGTTATGCTCACTGACTCCAATGCGACGAAATCCGGAATCCAGAAGTACTTGAACGAGTGGCTGCCGCGCAATACGAACGCGAAGTCGCGCATCCTGATCTTCTTTGCCGGTCATGGCGCGCCGGAAACCGAAACAGGAGACGCGTATCTTGTCCCGTATGACGGCGATCCCAATTTCCTCAAGACCACGGGAATCCTTCTCAAGGACTTCTACACGGCCATCGAGGCTCTTCCGGCCAAAGATGTCATCGTATTGACTGATGCCTGCTTCTCAGGCGCGGGCGGCCGTTCGGTGCTGGCCAAGGGTGCGCGACCACTCGTGACGAAGGTTGACACCGCCCTGCCCCCGAGCTCCAAGATTCTCTCCATCGCCGCCGCTTCCGGCTCCGAGATCACCGCCTCTTACGAAGAAAAGGGGCACGGACTCTTCACGTATTTTCTTCTCAAGGGTTTGCGAGGCGATGCGGACAAAGATCAGGACGGGTGGGTGACGGTGGCCGAGGCTTACGACTACCTCAAGCCGAACGTCCAGAAGATGGCCCGGCGGCAAAACCGCGAGCAGACGCCACAACTGCTCCCCGGCCTCGATGCGCTTGGGGTGAAAGCCAAACTGAAACTGGCCAAGGTGAAGTAG
- a CDS encoding DUF4384 domain-containing protein: MKRKLWTGVLACGLAGLILSGCAEPKPKPDTREKAKRSHDELEQEEEQMKERKKEGSRDHSRLEEAAPPRGEVASLVPARPQDAEAVPEAARKADPAAPAAPKPTMAEPCRWVEAEGVVGMSDQDTLYQAKGRAIAAARQEAIKNVLGYEIRSRDAVFQQESLRGEQTLVESLIVSTQYGLILDEEILAAGPLRDGAKYRARVRTCIARQPERMDKGFRVTLGLNRQTFVEGDEAVVDMTVTRDSCVYLLNVDTMGNMSLVFPNSVASGNCAVAGKFIQYPDASLQRKGVHLTAVLPQGTRTSTETLKIIAFKTKMDHLFSDSPPAVASTINVSFERREQHNTGAYGDLVRKLVLDDVEWVEDSAAFVIHAK; the protein is encoded by the coding sequence ATGAAGAGGAAACTATGGACCGGTGTGCTGGCTTGCGGCCTGGCCGGTCTGATCTTGTCCGGCTGCGCCGAACCCAAGCCAAAGCCTGATACGCGCGAGAAGGCCAAACGCTCCCACGATGAACTCGAGCAGGAAGAAGAGCAGATGAAGGAACGGAAAAAAGAAGGCTCGCGCGATCATTCGAGGCTGGAGGAAGCGGCCCCCCCCCGTGGGGAGGTTGCTTCCCTGGTCCCGGCCCGCCCGCAGGATGCGGAAGCGGTGCCGGAAGCGGCCAGGAAGGCCGACCCGGCCGCTCCCGCGGCCCCGAAACCAACGATGGCCGAGCCGTGCCGTTGGGTCGAGGCGGAGGGAGTCGTCGGGATGAGCGACCAGGACACACTCTACCAGGCGAAGGGCCGCGCGATTGCGGCGGCGCGGCAGGAGGCCATCAAGAACGTGCTCGGTTACGAAATCCGATCCCGCGATGCGGTTTTCCAACAAGAGTCGCTCCGGGGCGAGCAGACTTTGGTGGAAAGCCTCATCGTCAGCACGCAATACGGACTCATCCTCGATGAAGAGATTCTGGCGGCGGGACCCCTCCGGGATGGGGCGAAGTATCGCGCGAGAGTTCGAACGTGCATCGCTCGACAACCGGAGAGAATGGACAAGGGATTTCGCGTGACGTTGGGCCTCAATCGGCAGACGTTCGTGGAAGGGGACGAGGCGGTGGTGGATATGACGGTCACGCGGGATTCCTGTGTGTATCTGCTGAACGTGGACACGATGGGGAACATGAGCCTGGTGTTTCCCAACTCCGTGGCATCCGGGAACTGCGCGGTGGCCGGCAAGTTCATCCAATACCCCGATGCCTCGCTTCAACGGAAGGGTGTTCACCTGACAGCGGTCTTGCCTCAGGGGACGAGGACCTCAACCGAAACGTTGAAGATTATTGCCTTCAAGACGAAAATGGATCACTTGTTCTCCGATTCCCCCCCGGCCGTTGCATCGACAATCAACGTGAGTTTCGAGCGGCGAGAGCAACACAACACCGGGGCCTACGGCGACTTGGTTCGGAAGCTTGTCCTCGATGACGTCGAGTGGGTCGAAGATTCCGCCGCTTTTGTCATCCACGCGAAGTGA
- a CDS encoding trypsin-like peptidase domain-containing protein: MEKVESRNRFLRSFLLLGFILLPGSAFSLSPKEIYKKSAPSVVAILCYDLKGSGTAGSGFLIDEKSRVLTNAHVVIGGKGAPYEKIWVYFKPESITGNPDKDLRNPVKAKVERFDDKLDLALLSLESPPAGSSPLALADPSSVEIGDYVAAIGHPEQGGLWTLTTGTVSTVVADMEGVPGKDAFQTEASINRGNSGGPLLDENGNVIGINSLIVRQAADGLAITDVNFAIKSGVAQKWLNQGGLNVALTPKSPTSGEDPAFVRAAASKEKITTSKQPFRIETVVEAQRKKIEKEMSDMMDEMHRRVIEE, translated from the coding sequence ATGGAGAAAGTGGAAAGCCGTAACCGTTTCCTGCGTTCCTTCCTTCTGCTGGGATTCATTCTTCTTCCCGGGAGCGCTTTTTCGCTCTCCCCCAAGGAGATTTACAAGAAGTCGGCGCCGTCCGTGGTGGCGATCCTGTGCTATGACCTCAAGGGGAGCGGCACCGCCGGCTCGGGGTTTCTGATCGATGAGAAGAGCCGCGTCCTTACGAATGCGCATGTGGTGATCGGCGGAAAAGGCGCTCCCTACGAGAAGATCTGGGTGTACTTCAAGCCGGAATCGATCACGGGCAATCCCGACAAGGACCTTCGCAATCCGGTGAAGGCGAAGGTTGAACGTTTCGACGACAAGTTGGACCTGGCCCTGCTGTCGCTCGAAAGTCCCCCCGCGGGAAGTTCTCCCTTGGCCCTGGCCGATCCCTCCTCCGTGGAGATCGGCGACTACGTGGCCGCCATCGGCCACCCGGAGCAGGGCGGACTATGGACGCTGACCACGGGGACGGTGAGCACGGTGGTGGCGGACATGGAAGGGGTTCCCGGCAAGGACGCATTTCAGACGGAGGCCAGCATCAATCGCGGCAATTCGGGTGGGCCTCTCTTGGACGAGAACGGGAACGTCATCGGGATTAACTCGCTGATCGTAAGGCAGGCCGCCGACGGGCTGGCCATCACGGATGTCAATTTCGCGATCAAGTCCGGCGTGGCCCAGAAATGGCTCAACCAGGGCGGCCTGAACGTGGCCCTCACCCCAAAATCGCCTACGTCGGGAGAAGACCCGGCCTTCGTGAGGGCGGCGGCGTCCAAGGAGAAGATCACCACATCGAAGCAGCCGTTCCGCATCGAAACGGTGGTCGAGGCGCAACGAAAGAAAATCGAGAAAGAGATGTCCGACATGATGGACGAAATGCATCGAAGGGTCATCGAAGAGTAA